Proteins encoded by one window of Hymenobacter tibetensis:
- a CDS encoding DUF1624 domain-containing protein, translated as MLQPTSAPVVRPARVQAIDIVRGLVMVVMALDHVRDFWSYTPFKPDDLTQTTTLFFFTRWITHFCAPTFVFLSGVSIWLTQQRRGSRGAMSRFLLTRGLWLIGLELVVFSGVLQWGYGMLLLLILWAIGGSMVLLSGLLWLPRPILIGLAALILLGHDALPFLQPVTAANVGWALLHNSPFGLPLPGGPLLLVAYSLGPWLGVLLAGYLVGPWFQLPLLERTRRLRLAGVALLVLFVGLRATNWYGDPQPWAAQPRGGLYTVLSFLNVSKYPPSLLFCCLTLGAALLLLSVAEELTHRPARWLRTYGQVPFFFYLLHLLLISGAAWVWTRLAFGYPVNLSFTPALEWPPTYHFSLVRCYSVWVAVVLVLYWPCRWYQAYKQRHTYWWLSYL; from the coding sequence ATGCTTCAGCCTACTAGTGCCCCTGTAGTGCGCCCTGCTCGCGTCCAGGCAATCGACATCGTGCGCGGTTTGGTGATGGTCGTCATGGCTCTCGACCACGTGCGGGACTTTTGGAGCTACACGCCTTTCAAGCCCGACGACCTGACCCAGACTACAACCCTATTTTTCTTCACGCGCTGGATCACTCATTTCTGCGCCCCCACATTCGTTTTTCTCTCAGGTGTAAGCATCTGGCTAACTCAGCAGCGGCGTGGTAGTCGCGGGGCCATGAGCCGCTTTTTGCTCACGCGTGGGCTGTGGTTGATTGGACTGGAACTAGTGGTCTTTAGCGGCGTGCTCCAATGGGGTTACGGCATGCTGCTATTGCTGATTCTTTGGGCAATAGGTGGGAGTATGGTGCTGCTGTCCGGGTTGCTGTGGCTGCCGCGCCCTATACTAATTGGGTTGGCTGCCCTCATTCTGCTGGGCCACGATGCGCTGCCGTTTCTGCAGCCCGTTACGGCCGCTAACGTGGGGTGGGCCCTGCTGCATAACAGCCCTTTCGGGCTGCCGCTGCCTGGCGGGCCATTGCTGCTGGTAGCTTATTCCCTAGGGCCGTGGCTGGGTGTGCTGCTGGCTGGCTACCTCGTTGGCCCCTGGTTTCAACTGCCGCTACTTGAGCGCACCCGACGGCTACGCTTGGCAGGTGTGGCATTGCTGGTGCTGTTTGTAGGGCTACGTGCTACTAACTGGTACGGCGACCCGCAGCCCTGGGCCGCGCAACCACGGGGCGGCTTGTACACGGTGCTCTCGTTTCTGAACGTAAGCAAGTACCCGCCCTCCCTGCTATTCTGCTGTTTGACGCTGGGCGCGGCGCTGTTGCTACTTAGTGTGGCCGAAGAATTAACCCACCGCCCGGCCCGCTGGCTGCGCACCTACGGGCAGGTGCCATTTTTCTTCTACTTGCTACATCTACTGCTGATCAGCGGCGCCGCTTGGGTCTGGACGCGCCTCGCCTTTGGGTACCCAGTTAACCTCTCGTTCACGCCCGCGCTGGAGTGGCCTCCAACGTATCATTTTAGTTTAGTTCGCTGCTACTCGGTGTGGGTAGCGGTGGTGCTGGTTCTGTACTGGCCTTGCCGCTGGTATCAGGCCTACAAGCAACGCCACACGTACTGGTGGCTCTCCTACCTCTAG
- a CDS encoding antitoxin VbhA family protein, with protein MMHHTWLANERQFLVDYSFAAFERQGGVITPSMRQLYARYVRGELSLTGLLNEVEARAEQVKVQAAHVFLFL; from the coding sequence ATGATGCACCATACATGGCTGGCCAACGAACGCCAGTTTTTGGTAGATTATTCGTTTGCTGCCTTTGAACGGCAAGGTGGCGTCATAACACCTAGTATGCGACAACTGTATGCCCGCTATGTGCGCGGGGAGTTGTCTTTGACTGGCCTACTTAATGAAGTAGAAGCCAGAGCCGAGCAGGTGAAAGTGCAGGCAGCGCATGTTTTCCTTTTTCTATAG